A window from Streptomyces sp. NBC_00299 encodes these proteins:
- a CDS encoding SCO2583/SCO2584 N-terminal domain-containing protein encodes MPEQHEHDDQEREFDLKWADNAEHKEPSARARMLAARWKENPPGPVPFRGEPDHVARRQRRSGWVSTAIVLGCVAGVIVLLGYINFRAGY; translated from the coding sequence ATGCCGGAGCAGCACGAACACGACGATCAAGAACGCGAGTTCGACCTGAAGTGGGCGGACAACGCCGAGCACAAGGAGCCCTCGGCGCGGGCCCGTATGCTCGCCGCGCGCTGGAAGGAGAACCCGCCCGGGCCGGTGCCGTTCCGGGGTGAGCCCGATCATGTGGCGCGGCGGCAGCGCAGGTCGGGCTGGGTGTCCACGGCCATCGTGCTTGGCTGCGTCGCCGGGGTGATCGTGCTGCTGGGCTACATCAACTTCCGCGCGGGCTACTAG
- a CDS encoding alpha/beta hydrolase yields the protein MTELSSFAHTHDGELLSCVYGGAAAGPETATAVLLHGAGIGSKERLLPLLAEFVSRGCHGLALDFSGHGESNGELRELSLRRRFEQAVSVIDACVPAGGPLVLVGFSMSGQTVTDLVAHYGERVAAIGLCAPAVYAEEAWDVPFGEGNGRFSEIIRRPDGWRGAPALDVLRAYEGRAVLAVPGTDAIIPPEVTEAVQDALAAHAQFTRFEVPGSEHMLGLWFQEHAEDRREFVTAVLAGLGDRGVTAHPVVAGKAGAAGAHGLGAQTPGAALTTPAPTAAPRAVWSLTVWFA from the coding sequence ATGACCGAGCTCTCCTCCTTCGCACACACCCACGACGGCGAACTGCTCAGCTGCGTGTACGGCGGTGCCGCCGCCGGCCCGGAAACGGCCACCGCCGTCCTGCTGCACGGCGCGGGCATCGGCAGCAAGGAACGGCTGCTCCCGCTGCTCGCCGAGTTCGTGTCCCGCGGCTGCCACGGGCTCGCCCTCGACTTCTCGGGGCACGGCGAAAGCAACGGTGAACTACGGGAGTTGAGCCTGCGGAGGCGTTTCGAGCAGGCGGTCTCCGTGATCGACGCGTGCGTGCCGGCGGGCGGTCCGCTGGTCCTCGTCGGGTTCAGCATGAGCGGACAGACGGTGACGGATCTCGTCGCGCACTACGGGGAGCGCGTGGCGGCGATCGGGCTGTGCGCGCCCGCTGTGTACGCCGAGGAGGCCTGGGATGTGCCGTTCGGCGAGGGCAACGGGCGGTTCAGCGAGATCATCCGCAGGCCGGACGGCTGGCGCGGGGCGCCCGCACTCGACGTGCTGCGGGCGTACGAGGGCCGGGCGGTGCTCGCGGTGCCGGGGACGGACGCGATCATCCCGCCGGAGGTGACGGAGGCGGTTCAGGACGCCCTGGCCGCACACGCCCAGTTCACACGGTTCGAGGTGCCGGGCTCGGAACACATGCTGGGCCTGTGGTTCCAGGAACATGCCGAGGACCGGCGGGAGTTCGTCACCGCGGTGCTGGCCGGGCTGGGCGACCGGGGGGTGACGGCCCACCCGGTCGTAGCTGGCAAAGCAGGTGCCGCAGGGGCGCACGGCTTGGGTGCTCAGACCCCGGGTGCCGCCCTGACCACCCCGGCGCCGACGGCCGCGCCCAGGGCCGTGTGGTCGCTGACCGTCTGGTTCGCGTAG
- the htpX gene encoding zinc metalloprotease HtpX, translating into MQSRFRSDRRLTARMGITLFLLGLLYVAFVVALILLLKSWVLVVVVAAALLGAQYWFSDRVALFAMRGRVVEREEYPELHGVVDRLCAIADMPKPVVAVSEMDMPNAFATGRNPDHAVVCVTTGLLRRLEPDELEGVLAHELSHVAHKDVAVITVASFLGVIAGLIVRFAFYSQLFSDGRRDQNTAVIFAAVMGVSAAVYALSFLLIRALSRYRELAADRAAALLTGRPSALASALTKVSGDIARIPTKDLRTAQAFNAFYFTPALGREPGIARIFSTHPSLEQRLDQLGRISAELGEAAAPGGV; encoded by the coding sequence ATGCAGAGCCGGTTCCGGAGTGATCGGCGGTTGACCGCCCGTATGGGGATCACTCTGTTTCTGCTCGGTTTGTTGTACGTGGCGTTCGTCGTCGCGTTGATCCTTCTGCTGAAGTCCTGGGTGCTCGTCGTGGTCGTGGCGGCGGCGCTGTTGGGGGCGCAGTACTGGTTCTCCGACCGGGTCGCGCTGTTCGCGATGCGGGGGCGGGTCGTGGAGCGGGAGGAGTATCCCGAGCTGCACGGGGTCGTCGACCGGCTGTGCGCCATCGCCGACATGCCCAAGCCCGTGGTCGCCGTGTCGGAGATGGACATGCCGAACGCGTTCGCCACGGGGCGCAATCCCGATCATGCCGTGGTCTGTGTGACCACGGGGCTGCTGCGGCGGCTGGAGCCGGACGAGCTGGAGGGTGTCCTCGCGCACGAGCTGTCGCACGTGGCGCACAAGGACGTCGCCGTGATCACGGTCGCCTCGTTCCTCGGCGTGATCGCGGGCCTGATCGTACGGTTCGCCTTCTACTCGCAGCTGTTCAGCGACGGGCGCCGGGATCAGAACACCGCCGTGATCTTCGCCGCCGTGATGGGCGTGTCGGCGGCCGTGTACGCGCTCAGCTTCCTGCTGATCCGGGCCCTGTCCCGGTACCGGGAGCTGGCCGCCGACCGGGCCGCGGCGCTGCTCACGGGGCGGCCTTCGGCACTGGCGTCCGCACTGACCAAGGTCTCCGGCGACATCGCCCGCATCCCCACCAAGGACCTGCGGACGGCGCAGGCCTTCAACGCCTTCTACTTCACGCCGGCCCTGGGCCGCGAGCCCGGCATCGCGCGCATCTTCTCGACTCACCCGAGCCTGGAACAGCGGCTCGACCAGCTGGGGCGGATCTCCGCCGAACTGGGCGAGGCCGCTGCTCCCGGAGGGGTGTGA
- the pspAB gene encoding PspA-associated protein PspAB produces MGLLDILLGRTKPVAPDLDQLFGLPSAAITLEAAAGFWPTGSGAVCFATVEGAVFEQTHREVQALLDADAEREGRPVQLTRDGYGYSWLVSRRTPEQLPELVNDLHAVNSAMEVNGFGPQLLCSLAGFEYAEGEGPEAGDGAESGEPGRRMALVYLYKRGTFYPFAPLPGATERRDNALELRVRAALANDLRIEQDLNRWFPLWGAPGL; encoded by the coding sequence ATGGGGCTGCTCGACATTCTGCTGGGCCGTACGAAACCGGTCGCGCCCGATCTCGACCAGCTCTTCGGGCTGCCGTCGGCGGCCATCACGCTGGAGGCGGCGGCCGGGTTCTGGCCGACCGGCAGCGGGGCGGTGTGCTTCGCCACGGTCGAGGGCGCCGTCTTCGAGCAGACACACCGCGAGGTGCAGGCGCTGCTCGACGCGGACGCCGAGCGCGAGGGCCGGCCGGTGCAGCTGACTCGGGACGGCTACGGCTACTCGTGGCTGGTCTCCCGGCGCACGCCCGAGCAACTGCCGGAACTGGTCAACGACCTGCACGCGGTGAACAGCGCGATGGAGGTCAACGGCTTCGGCCCGCAGCTGCTGTGCTCGCTGGCGGGATTCGAGTACGCAGAGGGTGAGGGGCCGGAAGCGGGCGACGGGGCGGAAAGCGGCGAGCCGGGGCGGCGGATGGCGCTCGTCTACCTCTACAAGCGCGGCACCTTCTATCCCTTCGCACCCCTGCCCGGTGCGACGGAACGCCGCGACAACGCGCTGGAGCTGCGGGTGCGGGCGGCCCTCGCGAACGACCTGCGGATCGAGCAGGACCTGAACCGCTGGTTCCCGCTGTGGGGTGCCCCCGGCCTGTGA
- a CDS encoding DUF2252 domain-containing protein, which yields MTPAERARRGKAARKQVSRSAHAAWVPSVDRPDPVAVLERQGRDRLPELLPIRYGRMTASPFAFLRGAAAVMAADLAAAPHTGLTVQLCGDAHLLNFGLYASPERSLLFDLNDFDETFCGPFEWDVKRLAASVAVAAREIGHPDAKARRAALEAVTAYRTTIRRLAQLGELAVWHTRIDAQQLMPLVRSTRDRHRIEASLGRARRRTSMRGFDRLTEIVDGRRRIIHDPPLLERAGTSDMAALRKIFSDYRSTLSEERRLLLDRYRFVDAARKVVGVGSVGLRCFIVLLAGRDTDDPLFLQIKEARPSVLEEHLPSGPFVHPGHRVVAGQRLMQATGDIFLGWMSGPQGRAFYWRQLRDMKGSTDVAGMSPDDLLAYARLCGTTLARAHARSGDRIAIAGYLGVADTFDRAVTDFGLAYANQTVSDHTALGAAVGAGVVRAAPGV from the coding sequence ATGACGCCCGCCGAGCGCGCCCGCCGCGGCAAGGCCGCCCGCAAGCAAGTGTCCCGCTCCGCCCACGCCGCCTGGGTCCCCTCCGTCGACCGGCCCGACCCCGTCGCCGTACTGGAACGCCAGGGCCGCGACCGGCTGCCGGAGCTGCTGCCGATCAGGTACGGCCGGATGACGGCGTCCCCGTTCGCCTTCCTGCGCGGCGCCGCCGCCGTGATGGCCGCCGACCTCGCCGCCGCCCCGCACACCGGCCTCACCGTGCAGCTGTGCGGCGACGCCCACCTGCTCAACTTCGGCCTGTACGCCTCCCCGGAACGCTCCCTGCTGTTCGATCTGAACGACTTCGACGAGACGTTCTGCGGCCCGTTCGAGTGGGACGTGAAACGGCTCGCCGCCTCGGTCGCCGTGGCCGCCCGCGAGATCGGCCACCCGGACGCCAAGGCCCGCCGCGCGGCCCTGGAGGCCGTGACCGCGTACCGCACCACCATCCGGCGGCTGGCCCAGCTCGGCGAGCTCGCCGTCTGGCACACCCGCATCGACGCCCAGCAGCTCATGCCCCTGGTCCGCTCCACCCGCGACCGCCACCGCATCGAGGCCAGCCTCGGCCGCGCCCGCCGCCGCACCAGCATGCGGGGCTTCGACAGGCTGACCGAGATCGTCGACGGACGCCGGCGCATCATCCACGACCCGCCGCTCCTCGAACGCGCGGGCACCTCCGACATGGCCGCGCTGCGCAAGATCTTCAGCGACTACCGCTCGACCCTCTCCGAGGAGCGCCGCCTGCTCCTCGACCGCTACCGCTTCGTCGACGCCGCCCGCAAGGTCGTCGGCGTCGGCAGCGTCGGACTGCGCTGCTTCATCGTGCTGCTCGCCGGACGGGACACCGACGACCCGCTGTTCCTGCAGATCAAGGAGGCGCGGCCGTCCGTACTGGAGGAACATCTGCCGAGCGGGCCCTTCGTCCACCCCGGCCATCGAGTCGTCGCGGGCCAGCGTCTGATGCAGGCGACCGGCGACATCTTCCTCGGCTGGATGTCCGGGCCGCAGGGCCGTGCCTTCTACTGGCGTCAGCTACGCGACATGAAGGGCTCCACGGACGTCGCCGGCATGAGCCCGGACGACCTTCTCGCCTACGCCCGCCTGTGCGGCACGACCCTCGCCCGCGCCCACGCCCGCTCCGGCGACCGCATCGCCATCGCCGGCTACCTCGGCGTCGCCGACACCTTCGACCGCGCGGTCACCGACTTCGGACTGGCCTACGCGAACCAGACGGTCAGCGACCACACGGCCCTGGGCGCGGCCGTCGGCGCCGGGGTGGTCAGGGCGGCACCCGGGGTCTGA